The window ATGGTGCCCAAAACCAAATGCGGCTCCCATTGCTGCACCACGGCTACCATCTGTATCATATAGCTCGATTGGTACTCCTGTCACGCTGGACAAAGTGCTTGTAAACACCTCACTCTGGAACATATTGGTTTTGCCAGCCTTAATCACTGAAGGTTTCACTCCCATCTCTTCCATGATAGATATTCCATACTGGAAAGAGAATACAATACCTTCTTGAGCAGCTCTGTAAAGGTGTGCAGGTGTATGCTTATTGAAATCCAACTGGTGAATACTGGCACCCAATGTACGATTGGAAAGCATTCGCTCAGCTCCGTTTCCGAATGGGAAAATCTGCAAGCCCTCAGCGCCTACCGGAATCTTAGCCGCAGCATCATTCATTTCATTATAGGAAAGATGTCCGCCTGCTGTGTTCTTCATCCAGCTATTCTGGATTCCTGTTCCATTGATACAAAGGAGAATCCCTAAACGTCTGTCCTGAGTTGTGTGGTTAACATGAGCAAAAGTATTCACTCTGGATTCCTGATCGTATTTCAGCTCATCACTGATGCCATACACAACACCAGAAGTACCTGCTGTAGCTGCAATTTCACCTGGCTTCATTACATTCAGTGAAAGGGCGTTGTTTGGTTGGTCACCTGAACGGTAGCAAACTTTAGTTCCTACTGCCAAGCCCAATTCCTCTGCCACTTCAGGCTTTACTTTTCCCTGATCTCCGAATACAGGACATATATCAGCCAAAAGCTGTTTATCCAACTGATAGTAATCCAAAAGGAAATCAGCTGTATCTTCTTTTTCAAAATCCCAGAAAGTACCTTCAGATAGACCTGTTATAGTTGTATTGACTTCACCTGTTAGTTTCATGGCGATATAGTCACCCGGCAACATGATCTTGTAGATCTGCTCATATACCTCAGGCTCGTTCTCTTTTACCCACTTCAACTTTGAAGCGGTAAAGTTGCCTGGAGAATTCAACAGGTGTGTCAAACACTGATCTGCTCCCAATTCATTGAAAGCCTTATTGCCAATCTCTACAGCTCTGCTATCACACCAGATAACGGAAGGGCGTAACGGTTTCAGGTTTCTGTCCACCACAACCAGTCCGTGCATTTGGTAAGCGATACCGATGCCCAATACCTTTTGGGTGTTAAAGCCTTTAGCTCTCAGTTTCTTGGTTGCTTCCTTCAAGGAATCCCACCACATCTCAGGTTCCTGTTCTGCCCATCCTGCCTGAGGGCTAAGGATTGCCTGCTCCTTTTCAGGAAAAGATGCTGAGGCTACCAGCTTGCCTGAATCAGCTTCTATTAAGCTTGCCTTTACGGATGAAGTGCCAATATCGTATCCTAGAAAATACATATATGCTATAAGAAAATTGAAGTTTTATTTCCTTGTACTCTCTGTACTTGTATATATTACAATTCTAATATGCAGGCACCGTAAAACCAATGGATTATAAAAACGTCAAAGGAAAAAACGGTTTCGCAACCGTTTCCAATTTTCATATTGATTGAATACTCGGTATTTTTATGGCAAATTCTGTTCTTCTGCCAGCCTATTGATCTAGACAGACAAACAACTATCATGAAAAAGAACTATACCATCACAGATCTTGCGATTCGCCTAGGGATATCGAAATCCACCGTTTCAAGAGCCTTGAAAGACCATCCTGATGTGAATATGGCGACAAGGGCGAAAGTAAAGGCGCTTGCAGAAGAGTTGAACTATCAACCCAACCTACTTGCCTCAGGCTTGGCCAGTAAAAAGAGTTATATCATAGGGGTAATTGTACCAGAAATCTCTCAGCAACACTTCTTCGCCAAAGTATTGGAAGGTATTCAACACGAGGCAAAAGAACAGGGCTACAGTGTCATGATCTGCCAGTCTGACGAATGTTTTGAAGAAGAGGTCAATCAAGCTCAGATTTTAAGGAATAACCGTGCTGCAGGGGTACTGATCTCTCTTTCAAGAGAGACTCAATCATTCAAACACATAGAAAACCTTAAGAACAGTGGTGTTCCTGTGGTTCTTTTTGACAGAACGGTATCTGAGCTTCCTGTATCTCAAGTAGTCGTAGATGACTATAAGGGAGCATTTGAACTGACGCATTACCTGCTTGAAAAAGGATACCGTGATATTGCTTACTTGAGTGGTCCTATGAGTTTGGAGATTAGCCGACACCGATATGAGGGTTATTTACAAGCTTTACGGGATTATGATATCAATACAGCTGACAGCCGGGTTTATGAATGTCTGAAGCTATCTTCGGATGTAAAAGAGGCTGTCCGTAAGATGTTGCTTGAACCGAAGCATCCTGAAGCCATTATGTGTGTACATGATTATATGGCTGTGGAGGTAGTTCGTTATCTTAAAGAAAGGAATATTCAGGTACCGCAAGACATTGCTGTTACAGGTTTTGCTGGTGATCCTGTTACTGATATTATCACCCCAACCATCACCACCATGAAGCAACCTGCTTACGAGATGGGACGTGCAGCTACTGCTCAACTGATCAAAGAAATCAATGCAGAAGATTGGGATGAAGTACCAGCCATCAAAAAAGTGTTTGATACAGTGTTACAGATCAAAGCATCAACACGATAAAGTAAACATGAGTTTACCCGAATTCTTGTTTCATCAAGAAAATCAGGGCATCTCTAAGTCTATAAAGCGGTATGGAAGCAATTCTGTACCGCTTTCCTTTTTTGTCAGAAGTATGTTTTAGAATAAGTACTACTAGGACACCCTTCCTCAAATGCATCAGCCAAAGCAAAAACAGGTAAACAAGCATGACGATCTTGATAAACTTCATTCGCTTTTCCCATGTCATGACTCTGATAGACTCAATACCCAGCTCAGCTTTGTTGTAACGGAAAGTGCTTTCGACAAGCCATCTTCTTGAATAGGCAAAAACCAGTTTCCAGGCATGTCGACTGTTTTCCACCCTCTCGGAAGTGAGTAGATACCAAGGGCTTCTTCCCATCTTTCCTGACCGGCAGATGATCAGGGTGAGTGGCACATCCGGGTATGCAGGGTGCGTCACCCTCATCCAGAGGACACCGGCTTTTCGGTAGACCTGCTGTTTCATGTCCCATACCATCCGTGTAGAGGTGGCTTTTTTTCCAATGGACAGGTAACAGGTCTTCTTTTT of the Limibacter armeniacum genome contains:
- a CDS encoding LacI family DNA-binding transcriptional regulator; its protein translation is MKKNYTITDLAIRLGISKSTVSRALKDHPDVNMATRAKVKALAEELNYQPNLLASGLASKKSYIIGVIVPEISQQHFFAKVLEGIQHEAKEQGYSVMICQSDECFEEEVNQAQILRNNRAAGVLISLSRETQSFKHIENLKNSGVPVVLFDRTVSELPVSQVVVDDYKGAFELTHYLLEKGYRDIAYLSGPMSLEISRHRYEGYLQALRDYDINTADSRVYECLKLSSDVKEAVRKMLLEPKHPEAIMCVHDYMAVEVVRYLKERNIQVPQDIAVTGFAGDPVTDIITPTITTMKQPAYEMGRAATAQLIKEINAEDWDEVPAIKKVFDTVLQIKASTR
- a CDS encoding xylulokinase; protein product: MYFLGYDIGTSSVKASLIEADSGKLVASASFPEKEQAILSPQAGWAEQEPEMWWDSLKEATKKLRAKGFNTQKVLGIGIAYQMHGLVVVDRNLKPLRPSVIWCDSRAVEIGNKAFNELGADQCLTHLLNSPGNFTASKLKWVKENEPEVYEQIYKIMLPGDYIAMKLTGEVNTTITGLSEGTFWDFEKEDTADFLLDYYQLDKQLLADICPVFGDQGKVKPEVAEELGLAVGTKVCYRSGDQPNNALSLNVMKPGEIAATAGTSGVVYGISDELKYDQESRVNTFAHVNHTTQDRRLGILLCINGTGIQNSWMKNTAGGHLSYNEMNDAAAKIPVGAEGLQIFPFGNGAERMLSNRTLGASIHQLDFNKHTPAHLYRAAQEGIVFSFQYGISIMEEMGVKPSVIKAGKTNMFQSEVFTSTLSSVTGVPIELYDTDGSRGAAMGAAFGFGHHTSIDSIAESVACTGLVEPDLTNQAVYQEAYGSWKNQLETLLKNA